Within Anopheles nili chromosome 3, idAnoNiliSN_F5_01, whole genome shotgun sequence, the genomic segment CTTTCCGGGGGCTGCTGTTGGTAATGCAACTGGTTCGAGACTGGCAAGTTGTTGGCCAAGACAGCCTGTGTTGAGTCAACCCGAAACGCGGTGTCTCGCCGCCGCCAATTAGCAGAAATTGTCACACTTATTCGCATTTAATAAGCCGGTCCGATAAAGCGTTGCACCACTGgtttgaagaagaagacgaaaaaaaaaggaaaataaagccacaagaacaaacacaatggtgattgtttttccacccgttgaTCGAAAAAAACTGTGGCCCACTCGGGGCCGGCCCATCCAATTCATCGCCGGCTTAAGGTTGCTTTTCTCGAACCCTCGTCCTCGTCACACGGCCCGTTTCCACTTGCCCGGGGCCACTTTCGGTTGTTGGCTTACATAATCCCCGAGTGGCTCGCGTTTTATGCTGCGTCCGATCGCGGACGCCATTGTTGAAGCGTGGGGTTTTCGGGGGCTCCATTTTTAGTTCGGCTTTAGTTTTCGTAGCATTTTTTGGAGCACGCCCTTCACCTACTGCTGCTCGTCGGGCTCGGAGGTTTTTGTTATCTCGTTCCATTTCCCTTTCGCAGCCTTTTTTGATGGGTTTGATCCCCTcgcgcgcattttccaccctccaagGTCCCCGGGGGGGGGTGCCGTAAAAAGAGAAGACACGCGCATAAGAGCAACCCTCggtcgatcgtcgatcgctgATCTTCACCTAATTTACACGCCTATTATGTACGATGTATCGTTCGCGGTCGGCCAATCCATCAAATCCGCCGGCTGTGGCGCAGGAAGTCGCTTTTGTTGGCCACGTGACGGTCAACGGTAGTCGGGAGCGATTTATTTATGAGCCGTGGTGAAGGCGAAAGGTGAACCTAGAAGACGGACTGCCAGAAGCTCGCTTGAGTGCGTTGGAGCAGTGTTTGTGACGAGCGACAAGATTGGAGGTGGCTGTTCATCTCCAAAAATGGTTTATCGCCGTTTGAGATGACGACTTTATTCCTAAATGCTGCCGCGTGGTGCCCATGCTTTTTGGCTAGTGAATGAGATTAGGGTGTCGGGTTTATGAAAATGGCGCATGCGAAGTAGATCGAGGTAAAAAAGGCACCCATTATTGGTGTTGTCTTGATTGTGGCTATTAATTTGTGTCGTGTTTATCATTAGCATGATTGATGTTTGATATTCCATTTGAGAGCTTTTACGCTTAACCCAGGCAGGGAAAAGGCTTCTTATAATATTTTGAACACGAATAAGCATTGTTGTTCCATGTGTATTGATGAAATAATCTTGTGAAAGATGgacaattttgcaaaaaaattgcTAAATAAGTATGTAGGTAAGTTGGTAAGTGAATTAATTCtcaaaaaaagtatttttctttccacgacCACGTTTGAGAAATTGCTCTTTCACCATTCCATGTAAGTGATATTAAATTAAGCTCCTTGTCATCATCACCCCATATTAACAagctacctttttttcttttcttctccaaaTGCCCAAAGGCACACAATTACTTATCCCCTCGGGCAGTAATTGGCTCGTTCGGTTCATTAATCATACTCGCAAGCAGCACACGCCACGCCACCAGCGTTCCCAGTGCGATTGTTTATGCGCTCACTCCTCATAAAAtggtgctttttctttgccgcacaaaacgccaccacggGCTCGATCAAGCGGCACGTTTTGCACGATCGCGAAACCATGTGCCCTTTCCCTTGTGCGCACTCTTTCCATGCCCTTCCATCGACAGGTGACcgttaaaacaaacaaacgaaactgGCTGACACCAGAGGGCGCTAGTGTGCATTTCGTAACCAAGAGCAACCCGTctgggttgctgctgctccggaGAGCTGCTCCGTTTATGCATCCGTTGCACCTACCACAAGCCCTGTCAACCGCAGCCCAGAAGCGTCTCGGGCGCAGGAAATGGCGTGCTACTGATCCGAAATCGAACCGGAAACACCTTGCCATTCGGGGAGCCGCGTGGTTGCGAGCGATCGATTCATTCATAAATCCAACCGACTGGTTTTGCTGCTCGGTGAGCGGCAAGGGGTTggtttgcgcttttttttggtgggtttcttttccattaAAAAGCCCCACCAGATGGCCAATCGAGGTCAACATCGAGGTTTGAGCCCGTTCGAGCCCGTTCGTGATGCAACTGTAGCTTTTTGGGATGTGATGCGTGCGATAATTAAAATGTCGGGTGATTTTCGTCGTAAGTTTACGTCTTACTTTGGGGGCTTTATTTGCTTAACGCTCTGTGACTGTGCGGTGAAACGCACTTCCGGAAACGGTATTGAAATCTTGTCATTTGCGTCTGCAACTGCAACGACTTTCAACTACCAGCCGTGATGGTGTAACAAGTGTTTATGCTTGTTGAAGGACTTCTCGAGAGTGATCGTTTTGGTGAACGACAATCCCCCATGACCTCCACCGTGCCCTCCGCTACCACCACTATGACCTCCGTGACCACCTCCACTACCACCATGCGCACCGTATCCGGCTCCAGCTCCACCCGCTCCACCATCGTACCCTCCGGTATGGCCATCGAAGCCACCAGCTCCACTACTGGCACCTGCACTCGCGtgtgcacttgcacttgcacttgcaccgGCCGAGGCTGCCTGCCCTCCAtagccacctccaccaccgccatgtGGCACCAGAACCGGAACCTCTTTCACTACCGTCACCGGGACTTCCTTCACAACCGTCACgatcgttggtggtggtggtggagctggATGACCTCCTCCGTGGTGTCCATGTCCACCGTGACCGGGAGCCGGAGCTGGTTGGTGAGCTGGTGTTCCTTGGGGAACGCTCGAATGATCGACGTGTCCTCCCGAGCTGACTCCAGCATTGGcgtgagcgtgtgcgtgtgcgtaaCTGCCTCCGTATCCACTGGAAGCTTGACCACCGGCCGGAGGTGTTAGATGACCGGTTGGAGGCTGCAACGGTTGTCCATGACCATGGCCGTCGTAGTTACCCTGTCCGGAATAGCCACTTCCGGCTCCAGCACTGGCACTTGCAcctgcacttgcacttgcaccAGCGTGCGCTCCGCCAGCACCTGATCCGGAATGGACTGGACCTCCACCGGCAGCTCCACCGTAGCCGGAACCTCCTCCATatccaccggaagcacctccATATCCACCAGAAGCTCCTCCATATCCACCGGAACCACCTCCATgtccaccggaagcacctccATATCCACCAGAACCTCCTCCATGTCCACCAGCACCTCCTCCATatccaccggaagcacctccaccaccattaCCAGCACCGCCGCCGTGAAGACCACCACCGAACGAAAAACCGATGCTTCCTCCTCCTAAGGAAAAGCCACCGTGACCACCGTGGCCACCGTGGCTACCGTCAGCTTCGGAGGTGAAGATAATCTTTTTCTTAAACAAAGTAGCCTGGGCGAGTGACAGGCACAAGAGTGAAGCGATCTGAAAAGCAGCATGAGGTTCTAGGATTAGTGGGGAAGATCGTTTCCAGggggattttccttttctttttttgccccgtACACTGGTAACAATAAAGGGGAATTTTGAAGGGAAATTTATGACACGAATAAAGTACTCCTTTGTCCATACGAAAGTGACTAATGCGTTGGTCAACAACAAACATGTAATCAAGAACAATCAAAGTGGGGTTTTTAGAAAGCCCTCTCTAAAGGAGCATCActagtgtttttatttcacactAACGAGAGCACATTGTGAAAAGCTTTAGACTCATAATGCCTTAGTTAAACTGAACATCACAACATGAGAATCTCATGCACATTAACTAGAACACATTTCCACACGATCCATCGTCCAAGTATCACCTCACAAAAGACTCACCAAGATTTGCTTCATTGTTTCTGCGATTTTTTTACTCTAGCCTAGGTATTAGAATATTACTTTGTATTTGATATTGCACAGGGATCTGGAAAGTAAACTCCTCCCGATCCTATCCCGACGTTCGATCTGAGCAAATACAGTCTTCCTGCGCGAGGTTTTATACCGACGGTGAAATCATTAGAACAATCGGGTTAGCCGACGAACGGCGAATAATTATCATATTAATACGCCAACCCATCACGAGTCCTCTCAGCATGTACCGATTGGGAGATTCCCGATTCCGCGGGGCAGGTTTGCGCGTTCTTGATGATGATCGAAACTGAAAGTGGGCTTGGCTGCTCGTGCAATTGCGCTTTGCCACCGTTGGGTGATGTAGTGAATAAATTCTCACTTGGCTTCGACAGGTTCGTTCCACGTGAGCTTCGTCCGAAGTGGCAGCGAGGCTGGCGTAGCGATCACTTAATCTTCCTACGATAAGGGAAAATTTAGCACGAGCAAGACCTTAGGCGTGAAGATTACCATTACCGGGAAATGCACGGGCAAACCCCGGGCGCAATAATTTAAAGCAGCCACGGCTCGTTGTGCCTTTCCAAGTTTATGATCAACTCACGATATCTCACTCACAAGATGAGGTGTATTGGGATTTATAttaattgacatttttatgcttcgttCGACGTAAGACGTGAATTACGCGCGCAATCAATTAATCTGCGGTGGGTTCAAAGGCGATTATTCATTCGAATCGAACAGGATCCGGCTTCCGAAGAGAAGCGTTGCCGCAATTCTCGGTAGGTTATATCCGGGAGTGTTGTGAGACGATGTTCTTGGTAAATGGTGATATTTATCCTTTCAATGTTTCAATGTTATCTGTCACGTTAGCCCTGTAAATTACAATTGTATCAGAACGATGTTAGTAATGACGTATGCATGTACCTACTTAGAAAATAGTTCCAATCGTTTATGGCTCATGCTaaatatgataaaaatgaattttaaaataggTCAAGTTAAGAGCCTTATCAAtttgatgaaaaagaaactataATGTagtattaaataaaatttaaaattcattacttTAAGTTTCTCACCATTTAAAATGCATAGTGAATTTAGGTCTTCCTACTGCAAAATTAACTActtctgaaccggttcaacCGGTTGGCATTCATTCGGTTGAATTCATCTACATTACATTGTGCACAGGTAGTTCATTTTGTTGATTCATCCCAATGCTTCATTCGTAACATTCACCCGCACGTGGCATGAGGTGATGAGCTGACCATGCTTCCATGATTACAAGAAATTTAAGGTAAATAGTGTCTATAAATATGTAAGATAGTATGATGAAACCGTTGATCTTGAAAAAAACTCTTAATACGTGGAGATTCTACTTCAGTGGAGTTGTCAGTATTCAATGGCATTCAATTCTAATGTGCCTCTTTATATAGCTGATGCATTTTATCCTCGAATTTCATGGtgcattttgatttttaacaGCGAAACATTTCTTATTCGGCACATATTACTCTTTATCTATTCGTAGTGTTTTGTTTGGAAGCGTTTTTATTCATTGCAAATGCTTCGTGCTAAGAAACGATGCTACACTGTTACTTACAATGCTCAAATTGCCCACTGTTGTAGCGGATTCATTTCTCcccaatttttcaaacaacaatTCATTGTTCCCTTGTGCTACGGCTGTACACATTTCACTACAGTGCAACAAAACATCCTGCAACGCACGGGGAAAACAACAATCCCCTGTTCAAGAAAGAACAGCTACATTTCCCCCGATTCATCGCCATGATTAGTTCATTTTGTTATCCTGCAACACATCAGGGGAAAGGTTTTTCCCTCTGCAACGTACAACATTTTCCACAGGATACAATCATTTGTTGAGGCCTATCCATTCGCGAATCAAGGAAACACTGGCATTCATTATTC encodes:
- the LOC128723725 gene encoding uncharacterized protein LOC128723725 encodes the protein MKQILIASLLCLSLAQATLFKKKIIFTSEADGSHGGHGGHGGFSLGGGSIGFSFGGGLHGGGAGNGGGGASGGYGGGAGGHGGGSGGYGGASGGHGGGSGGYGGASGGYGGASGGYGGGSGYGGAAGGGPVHSGSGAGGAHAGASASAGASASAGAGSGYSGQGNYDGHGHGQPLQPPTGHLTPPAGGQASSGYGGSYAHAHAHANAGVSSGGHVDHSSVPQGTPAHQPAPAPGHGGHGHHGGGHPAPPPPPTIVTVVKEVPVTVVKEVPVLVPHGGGGGGYGGQAASAGASASASAHASAGASSGAGGFDGHTGGYDGGAGGAGAGYGAHGGSGGGHGGHSGGSGGHGGGHGGLSFTKTITLEKSFNKHKHLLHHHGW